Proteins from one Gimesia maris genomic window:
- a CDS encoding RNA polymerase sigma factor encodes MLNEEQKTLFMQWLDEHGSAVMKVARAYTRTSEETQDLAQEILLQAWKSLPRFEQKSSAATWFYRVALQTAMNWQRKEKPRRIIQKPLLEVHTVITAGANSAEAAQQRDTVEQLYRAIRQLPQADAALVLLYLDELSYREMSDVLGISENNVGVKLNRAKQRLNELMKGESDGS; translated from the coding sequence TTGCTGAACGAAGAACAGAAGACGCTGTTCATGCAGTGGCTGGACGAGCATGGCTCGGCGGTCATGAAGGTAGCACGCGCCTACACTCGCACCAGTGAAGAGACGCAGGACCTGGCACAGGAAATATTGCTGCAGGCCTGGAAATCCTTACCCCGGTTCGAACAGAAGTCGAGTGCCGCGACGTGGTTTTATCGCGTGGCACTGCAGACCGCGATGAACTGGCAACGCAAAGAGAAGCCGCGGCGGATCATTCAGAAGCCGCTGCTCGAAGTTCATACCGTCATCACAGCAGGTGCGAATTCAGCCGAAGCGGCACAGCAGCGGGATACCGTCGAACAGCTGTACCGCGCGATTCGTCAGTTACCGCAGGCGGACGCCGCTCTGGTGCTGCTGTACCTGGATGAATTGAGTTACCGCGAGATGTCCGACGTTCTGGGGATCTCGGAAAATAATGTGGGTGTGAAACTGAACCGGGCGAAACAACGACTGAATGAACTGATGAAAGGGGAATCCGATGGCTCCTGA
- a CDS encoding serine/threonine protein kinase, with the protein MNISKSSLGRSFSHSILKSFSRSRLFSKGSMWIWPIAGTILLLILGFIVRSVVEESARETVANNLQTILDADVAALEIWLEREESLAEVMAEEPRVQKLTAELVALNQQKPDDREALLHSRALVELRQEFESELEHLNYLDIGLFSLEGRVLASARDEPIGRADLPIQESALEAVRQGKATVTRPFESVFVRKDQSGEIKSGLPTMLAMAPVNNADGKPIAALSLLIRPEVNFTRILSIARAGKTGETYAFDKAGAMLSQSRFDDDLKMIGLIPDRADAQSILNVQIRDPQVNMTEGKRPALRLADRPLTRMAASAVQGEAGIDANGYRDYRGVPVVGAWVWLPEYDLGVATEMNAAEAYRPLYLLRYSFWGLFALLVLGAIVIFVFTIIVARKEQDTRRAVIKAKQLGQYALEEKLGEGGMGVVYRGQHAMLRRPTAIKLLDIEKTTDEAVARFEREVQLTSQLNHPNTIAIYDYGRTPEGVFYYAMELLEGINLDDLVKRYGPQPEGRVIHLLKQIAGSLAEAHQLGVIHRDVKPANIFLTHRGGVYDFVKLLDFGLVKAVDGREQASLTSTNSMAGTPMYLSPEGINHPDVVDGRSDLYALGAVGYYLLTGTTVFDGESIIEICMKHVQEQPQSLSERLGKPVSADLEQIVMQCLEKDPEKRPQTAHDVILELSKCQSDGKWSIFDASQWWDERMPGQTTQGQATQIQSGVQGKTSSSSVADATLIVNLSQDE; encoded by the coding sequence ATGAATATCTCGAAAAGCTCACTGGGCCGCTCATTTTCTCATTCAATTCTGAAATCGTTTTCGCGCTCCCGACTGTTTTCCAAGGGGAGCATGTGGATCTGGCCGATTGCCGGCACAATCCTGCTGCTGATTCTGGGGTTCATCGTGCGCTCTGTTGTGGAAGAATCCGCCAGAGAAACGGTTGCAAATAACCTGCAGACCATTCTGGATGCAGATGTTGCGGCCCTTGAGATCTGGCTGGAGCGGGAAGAATCCCTGGCAGAAGTGATGGCGGAAGAACCGCGGGTGCAGAAGCTGACCGCAGAACTCGTTGCCTTGAATCAGCAGAAACCCGATGACCGCGAGGCATTACTGCATTCCAGGGCGCTTGTGGAACTGCGACAGGAATTCGAATCGGAACTCGAACATCTGAACTACCTGGATATCGGGCTGTTCAGCCTGGAAGGCCGGGTATTAGCGTCTGCCCGCGATGAACCGATCGGCCGTGCAGATTTACCGATTCAGGAGTCGGCGCTGGAAGCAGTGAGACAGGGTAAGGCCACCGTGACGCGTCCCTTCGAAAGTGTGTTCGTCCGCAAAGATCAATCGGGGGAAATCAAGTCTGGATTACCTACGATGCTGGCAATGGCGCCGGTGAATAATGCCGACGGGAAACCGATCGCCGCGCTTTCCTTGTTGATTCGTCCGGAAGTTAATTTTACACGAATTCTCTCGATCGCCCGTGCCGGGAAAACCGGGGAAACCTATGCGTTCGATAAAGCAGGCGCGATGTTATCCCAGAGCCGTTTCGACGATGACCTGAAAATGATCGGACTGATTCCTGATCGTGCCGATGCACAATCGATTCTCAATGTGCAGATCCGTGACCCGCAGGTCAATATGACGGAGGGCAAGCGCCCCGCATTAAGACTGGCGGATCGCCCTTTAACCCGCATGGCAGCCTCGGCGGTGCAGGGAGAAGCCGGCATTGATGCGAACGGTTATCGCGATTATCGAGGCGTGCCCGTAGTCGGTGCCTGGGTCTGGCTGCCTGAATACGATTTAGGAGTCGCCACTGAGATGAACGCAGCAGAAGCATATCGACCACTCTATCTGTTGCGATACAGTTTCTGGGGACTGTTCGCGCTGCTGGTTCTGGGGGCGATCGTGATTTTTGTCTTCACGATCATCGTTGCCCGCAAAGAACAGGATACCCGCCGTGCGGTGATCAAAGCCAAACAGCTCGGGCAGTATGCACTCGAAGAAAAACTGGGAGAAGGGGGGATGGGCGTTGTCTATCGAGGACAGCACGCCATGCTCAGACGGCCGACGGCGATCAAGTTACTTGATATCGAGAAAACCACTGATGAAGCCGTTGCCCGCTTTGAACGCGAAGTGCAGTTGACCAGCCAGTTGAATCATCCGAATACGATTGCCATTTATGATTATGGCCGCACCCCGGAAGGTGTATTCTATTATGCGATGGAACTGCTGGAGGGCATCAACCTGGATGATCTGGTGAAGCGGTATGGCCCGCAGCCGGAAGGTCGGGTGATCCATCTACTGAAACAGATCGCAGGTTCGCTGGCAGAAGCGCATCAACTGGGCGTCATCCATCGTGACGTGAAACCGGCGAATATTTTTCTGACGCATCGTGGCGGCGTTTACGACTTTGTCAAGCTGCTCGATTTCGGTCTGGTCAAAGCCGTCGATGGCAGAGAGCAGGCCTCGTTAACCTCTACCAATTCGATGGCGGGCACGCCGATGTACCTCTCTCCGGAAGGCATCAATCATCCGGACGTCGTGGATGGTCGCAGCGATCTCTATGCGTTGGGAGCGGTGGGCTATTATCTGCTGACGGGAACGACGGTATTTGACGGGGAGTCAATTATCGAGATCTGCATGAAGCACGTGCAGGAACAGCCGCAAAGTCTCTCGGAACGCTTGGGGAAACCGGTCTCAGCGGATCTGGAACAGATCGTGATGCAGTGTCTGGAGAAGGACCCGGAGAAACGACCGCAGACTGCGCATGACGTGATTCTGGAACTGTCGAAATGCCAGTCCGACGGCAAGTGGTCCATCTTCGATGCCAGCCAGTGGTGGGATGAACGGATGCCAGGCCAGACCACTCAAGGTCAGGCGACTCAGATCCAGTCCGGCGTTCAAGGCAAGACATCATCCAGCTCCGTCGCCGATGCGACACTGATTGTGAATCTGTCGCAGGACGAGTGA
- the xylA gene encoding xylose isomerase has translation MEYFADVPKIEYEGPQSKNPLAFKHYCPEEEIEGQTMRDLFRFSICYWHTFRGTGSDPFGAGTLQRPWDDGTDSVENALKRVDVAFEFFEKLQAPYYCFHDKDVSPDGATLKEANEHFDRIADKLLEAQERTGIKLLWGTANMFSHPRFMHGAATSPNADVFAYAAAQVKKAMEVTHKLGGENYVFWGGREGYMNLFNTDMKRELDHLARFMHMAVEHAQKIGFKGQFLFEPKPKEPTKHQYDFDAAACLNFLRAYDLLDHVKLNIETNHATLAGHTMMHELVYSSIQGSLGSIDANTGDLLLGWDTDQFPTDIYLTTQCMLAILEQGGLAPGGVNFDAKVRRESFEPIDLFYAHVGGMDAFARGAKIAARIRKDGVLSDFVAKRYASYDEGIGKQIEAGNVSFADLETYMLEKGDSAANMSGRQEWIENVINDYI, from the coding sequence ATGGAATACTTTGCAGACGTCCCGAAAATTGAGTACGAAGGTCCCCAAAGCAAAAATCCACTCGCCTTCAAGCATTATTGTCCCGAAGAAGAAATCGAAGGCCAGACGATGCGGGATTTATTCCGCTTCAGTATCTGTTACTGGCATACGTTTCGGGGAACCGGCAGTGATCCCTTTGGTGCCGGCACGCTGCAGCGTCCCTGGGATGATGGTACCGATTCCGTCGAAAACGCGCTCAAACGTGTCGACGTGGCTTTCGAATTTTTTGAAAAACTTCAGGCTCCCTACTACTGCTTCCACGATAAAGACGTCTCCCCCGATGGTGCGACCCTGAAGGAGGCCAACGAACATTTCGATCGGATCGCCGACAAACTGCTGGAAGCCCAGGAACGAACGGGTATCAAGCTGTTATGGGGGACTGCGAACATGTTCTCCCATCCACGTTTCATGCACGGCGCAGCGACCAGCCCGAATGCAGATGTTTTTGCTTACGCAGCCGCCCAGGTCAAAAAAGCAATGGAAGTAACACATAAACTGGGGGGAGAAAATTATGTGTTCTGGGGGGGACGCGAAGGGTATATGAATCTCTTCAATACGGACATGAAACGGGAACTCGATCACCTGGCCCGTTTCATGCATATGGCGGTTGAGCATGCTCAGAAGATCGGCTTTAAAGGACAGTTCCTGTTCGAACCCAAACCCAAAGAGCCCACCAAGCATCAGTACGATTTCGATGCGGCTGCCTGTCTGAATTTCCTGCGGGCCTATGATCTGCTGGACCATGTCAAACTGAATATTGAAACCAATCACGCAACACTCGCCGGTCATACGATGATGCACGAACTGGTTTACTCTTCGATTCAGGGTTCACTCGGCAGTATTGATGCGAACACAGGCGATCTGCTTCTGGGCTGGGATACCGATCAATTCCCGACCGATATTTATCTGACCACGCAGTGCATGCTGGCAATTCTGGAGCAGGGTGGACTGGCGCCGGGGGGAGTCAACTTCGATGCCAAGGTCCGTCGCGAAAGCTTTGAACCGATCGATCTGTTCTATGCACATGTCGGCGGCATGGATGCGTTTGCCCGGGGCGCAAAAATCGCTGCCCGGATTCGCAAAGATGGCGTCCTCTCCGATTTCGTAGCCAAACGTTATGCCAGCTATGATGAAGGCATCGGGAAACAGATCGAAGCAGGGAACGTTTCTTTTGCTGATCTGGAAACCTATATGCTGGAAAAAGGAGATTCCGCTGCGAATATGAGTGGCCGTCAGGAGTGGATCGAAAATGTGATCAACGATTACATTTAA
- the hemP gene encoding hemin uptake protein HemP, with protein MSEQENMERPSPASIPSTELPAEVIGSDTILQGKQEVLIQHGETTYRLRITQNGKLILCK; from the coding sequence ATGAGCGAACAAGAAAACATGGAACGCCCGTCTCCAGCATCTATCCCTTCCACTGAGCTTCCAGCAGAGGTGATCGGTTCAGACACGATCCTGCAAGGCAAACAGGAAGTATTGATTCAGCATGGGGAGACCACATACCGTTTGAGAATTACTCAGAACGGGAAACTGATTCTCTGCAAATAG
- a CDS encoding DUF1559 domain-containing protein, which translates to MGQHSDSRQTHGQHKRGFTLIELLVVIAIIAILIALLLPAVQQAREAARRSQCKNNLKQFGLALHNYLSAYTAFPPAFCVSPNGSSGYTPGGQWSIHARILPFGDAANLFNNIDFTKNYSGQTDPSIAYTRIPFFMCPSEVNDKMRTDSSGAPEHYPVSYGYNGGTWRVFTNSSLSGGDGAFYPNSKTRPRDFTDGTTNTLCFAEVKAFTAYNRDGDAGTSSIPSTAGGVEALIAGGGSDKPNSGHTEWVDGRVHQTGFTTTLPPNTKVVVPGATGAIDAGDYTSCREAQSCTGPTYAAVTARSYHTGIVHALLMDGSVRSLSENIDLNTYRALSTRSGGEVIGEF; encoded by the coding sequence ATGGGGCAACACTCAGATTCCCGCCAAACCCACGGTCAGCACAAACGAGGGTTCACACTGATTGAACTTTTGGTTGTGATCGCCATCATCGCCATCCTGATTGCATTACTGCTGCCTGCAGTACAACAGGCACGTGAAGCAGCCCGCCGCAGTCAATGCAAGAACAACCTCAAGCAATTTGGACTGGCACTACACAATTACCTTTCCGCCTACACTGCCTTTCCTCCTGCTTTCTGTGTGAGCCCAAACGGCAGCAGTGGCTATACCCCAGGCGGGCAATGGTCCATTCATGCTCGCATTCTTCCTTTTGGAGACGCGGCCAACCTGTTCAACAATATTGATTTCACGAAAAATTACTCAGGCCAGACTGATCCCAGTATCGCTTATACCCGTATCCCGTTCTTCATGTGCCCCAGCGAAGTGAACGATAAAATGCGAACTGACTCTTCCGGAGCCCCTGAACATTATCCAGTCAGCTACGGTTACAATGGAGGCACCTGGCGTGTTTTCACCAACTCCAGCCTGAGTGGAGGCGATGGAGCTTTTTATCCGAACAGTAAAACCAGACCACGCGATTTTACTGACGGGACAACGAATACACTCTGCTTCGCAGAAGTCAAAGCGTTTACCGCTTATAACCGGGACGGCGATGCGGGTACTTCATCTATCCCCAGTACTGCCGGGGGAGTAGAAGCTTTAATCGCTGGCGGTGGTTCTGATAAACCAAACAGCGGACACACGGAATGGGTGGACGGACGCGTGCATCAAACCGGTTTTACGACGACATTGCCTCCTAATACCAAAGTCGTCGTACCCGGAGCCACCGGAGCCATCGATGCCGGCGATTACACATCCTGCCGGGAAGCCCAGAGCTGTACTGGCCCGACCTATGCCGCCGTCACCGCACGCAGCTATCACACCGGGATCGTACATGCCCTGCTGATGGACGGATCTGTTCGCTCGCTCAGCGAAAACATCGATCTGAACACCTATCGTGCACTCAGCACCCGCAGTGGCGGTGAAGTGATCGGCGAATTTTAA
- the murJ gene encoding murein biosynthesis integral membrane protein MurJ — MDESAPPENASIKQSQVAAAENTRKLFSGLRVVSLLTLLSRILGMVRDIGMATLFGNGPIMDSFSVAFKLPNLMRRLLGEGALSTAFLPTFIRELENQGRESAWKLVTAVLFWLMLFSVMIVGAGEILLIFLSSLESASPEARLLYWLTGLLLPYLILVCMAAQVNATLHALNHFSIPALLPTILNLFWMGGIWLIAPFYPDASAKITIVCLAILAGGVLQLILPCLKLFSLGYRPRLDWQGGLTQIQTIAASMAPIVVGLSITQFNTLIDSVLAWGLARPEDIARTGEVPIWEIFESGTASALYFGQRMYQFPLGVFGVALGTVLYPRLSRHAERQDGELLRQDLLLGLQLVIGVGLPASLGLFLMAEPLATLLFQYGDFDVFDARQTAEMIRYYGVGVVAFMAVLILNRGFYAVGDTRTPVRIGVVIVFCNLLLNLALIWWMKGKGLALATSLAAMIQSALSLWLIREKTGALNLRQLASTSLRAGMATLVMSVLIGVELSLLPVSDQFLARLIRVLVPVISAVLSYLLLARLLGLNEIMTLMKSGRKPPENTES; from the coding sequence ATGGATGAATCTGCTCCACCTGAAAATGCCTCAATCAAACAATCACAGGTGGCTGCTGCAGAGAATACGCGCAAACTGTTCTCGGGACTCCGGGTTGTCAGTCTGCTGACTTTGCTGAGTCGCATTCTGGGGATGGTCCGCGATATCGGCATGGCGACTCTGTTCGGCAACGGACCGATCATGGACTCTTTCTCGGTCGCCTTCAAGCTGCCGAACCTGATGCGTCGACTCCTGGGAGAAGGCGCGCTTTCGACCGCTTTTCTGCCTACTTTTATCCGGGAACTGGAAAATCAGGGCCGCGAATCTGCGTGGAAGCTGGTCACCGCTGTTTTATTCTGGCTGATGCTCTTCTCTGTGATGATCGTAGGAGCCGGAGAGATTCTGCTGATCTTTCTGAGCAGCCTGGAGTCGGCCAGCCCGGAAGCCCGTCTGCTCTACTGGCTGACAGGTTTACTGTTACCCTATCTGATTCTGGTCTGCATGGCGGCACAGGTGAATGCCACGTTGCATGCCTTGAATCATTTTTCGATTCCCGCGTTGCTGCCTACGATTCTCAATCTGTTCTGGATGGGGGGGATCTGGTTGATCGCTCCTTTTTATCCAGATGCCTCTGCCAAGATTACCATCGTCTGTCTTGCGATTCTGGCCGGTGGCGTTTTGCAACTGATTTTACCCTGTCTGAAATTGTTTTCGCTGGGTTATCGCCCCCGTCTGGACTGGCAGGGAGGATTGACACAGATTCAGACGATTGCGGCGAGTATGGCACCGATTGTTGTGGGCCTGTCGATTACTCAGTTCAATACCCTGATCGACAGCGTACTGGCATGGGGACTGGCACGACCGGAAGATATCGCAAGGACAGGGGAGGTTCCGATCTGGGAAATCTTTGAATCCGGGACGGCCTCCGCGCTCTATTTTGGTCAGCGGATGTATCAGTTTCCCTTGGGAGTATTTGGGGTCGCATTGGGGACGGTGCTTTATCCCCGACTCTCGCGGCATGCGGAACGCCAGGATGGTGAACTGTTAAGGCAGGATCTGCTGTTGGGATTACAACTGGTGATTGGAGTGGGATTACCGGCCAGTCTGGGGCTGTTTCTGATGGCTGAACCGTTAGCGACGCTGTTGTTTCAATATGGAGACTTTGATGTCTTCGATGCACGCCAGACAGCAGAGATGATACGTTATTACGGGGTCGGGGTCGTTGCTTTTATGGCAGTCTTGATTCTGAATCGAGGATTTTACGCCGTGGGAGATACCAGGACCCCCGTCAGGATCGGGGTGGTGATTGTATTCTGCAATCTGCTGTTAAACCTCGCCTTGATCTGGTGGATGAAGGGGAAGGGACTGGCTCTGGCAACTTCCTTAGCAGCGATGATCCAGTCTGCCCTCAGTCTGTGGCTGATTCGGGAAAAGACAGGAGCATTGAATCTCAGGCAGTTGGCCAGTACATCGCTGCGTGCTGGGATGGCCACCCTGGTGATGTCTGTTCTCATTGGGGTTGAGCTATCTCTGCTGCCTGTCTCAGACCAGTTTCTTGCTCGGCTGATTCGCGTGCTGGTGCCCGTTATTTCTGCTGTGCTCAGCTATTTACTGCTGGCACGGTTGCTGGGATTGAATGAAATCATGACCTTGATGAAATCGGGTAGAAAACCGCCGGAGAACACAGAGTCTTGA
- the holA gene encoding DNA polymerase III subunit delta: MSQHVTEFLLNPAASEFGPVVVLYGDDRYMKQEAIKAIEPLVLGEEEDTSITRYDGKRLEKELPPSTLFDELKTVSMWGDKRLVIVDDAEKFVSAFRGKLEKYLEAPSKSSFLILDVKSWSKSTRLAKLVSKIGLDLECKELKGGALAKWICDTAGQLHQKQISREAAALLVELVGTHCGQIHQELEKLTTFVGDQPRISPDDIRAVVGGWKAETTWAMTDAVRDGNIGDALHYLDNLLVAGEAPQKILGGLNFVWRKYFKATQQAVQGTPLKQAIKQAGVFPRDIDSTERYLRRLTRKRAEKICHWLLETDLNLKGKSRLTPRLELERLLFLLSGCI; encoded by the coding sequence ATGAGCCAGCACGTTACCGAATTTCTGCTGAATCCTGCCGCCAGTGAGTTTGGGCCGGTTGTGGTCCTGTATGGCGACGATCGTTATATGAAGCAGGAAGCGATCAAGGCGATCGAACCGCTTGTCCTGGGTGAAGAGGAGGACACCAGTATCACCCGCTACGACGGTAAACGACTCGAAAAAGAGCTGCCCCCCTCGACCCTGTTTGATGAATTGAAAACAGTCTCCATGTGGGGAGATAAACGCCTGGTCATCGTGGATGATGCGGAGAAGTTTGTGAGCGCCTTTCGTGGGAAACTGGAGAAATATCTGGAGGCCCCTTCGAAAAGCTCATTTCTGATCCTGGATGTAAAAAGCTGGAGTAAATCAACGCGACTGGCCAAGCTGGTCTCAAAAATCGGGCTGGACCTGGAGTGTAAAGAGCTCAAAGGGGGGGCTTTAGCAAAATGGATTTGTGATACCGCCGGTCAACTGCATCAGAAGCAGATTTCCAGGGAAGCCGCTGCTTTGCTGGTCGAACTGGTGGGCACGCATTGTGGACAGATCCATCAGGAACTGGAAAAGCTGACGACTTTTGTGGGAGATCAGCCCCGGATCAGTCCAGATGATATACGTGCGGTTGTGGGGGGCTGGAAAGCGGAAACAACCTGGGCGATGACGGATGCGGTCCGCGATGGCAATATCGGGGATGCCTTGCATTACCTGGATAATCTGCTGGTGGCGGGTGAAGCGCCGCAGAAGATCCTGGGGGGGCTGAACTTCGTCTGGCGAAAATACTTTAAGGCGACACAGCAGGCAGTGCAGGGAACCCCATTAAAACAGGCGATTAAGCAAGCGGGTGTATTTCCACGTGATATCGATTCAACTGAACGCTATCTCAGGCGACTGACCCGAAAAAGGGCGGAAAAAATCTGTCACTGGCTGTTAGAAACCGATCTGAATCTGAAAGGAAAGAGTCGTTTGACGCCTCGCCTGGAACTGGAGCGATTATTGTTTCTGTTGAGTGGTTGTATCTGA
- the hemW gene encoding radical SAM family heme chaperone HemW, whose protein sequence is MLNPSFPSSAYFHVPFCQHRCGYCDFTLVAQKDHLIEAYLDAMAKQMSELGEGIELKTLFLGGGTPTHLSIEQLSHLFESIFSHFRLAADYEFSIEANPLNLTSEKIEFLKQSGVNRVSLGVQSFDSEILTFLERDHQPDQIFEIVKSLQSRISNTSLDLIFAVPGQSLAGWKQTLQNAVQLNIPHISTYGLTIEKGTSFWSREKAGLFDLPQDDLAGDMYEYALEFLDQAGLQHYEISNFARPGYECRHNEVYWTGYPYFGFGPGAASYLDGIRRQNHRSVITWLKRVQAGESPIVDQEELEPEARAREAIIFGLRRRAGINRREFQERYGFDLHQLAETAIRTNLEAGLLEETDTHLKLTSAGCLLADSIVVDFL, encoded by the coding sequence GTGCTAAACCCGAGTTTTCCCAGCTCTGCTTATTTTCATGTCCCCTTCTGTCAGCACCGGTGCGGCTACTGTGACTTCACGCTTGTCGCGCAAAAAGATCATCTCATCGAAGCGTATCTTGATGCGATGGCGAAACAGATGTCTGAACTGGGCGAGGGAATCGAACTAAAAACACTCTTTCTGGGGGGTGGCACGCCGACGCATCTCAGTATTGAACAGCTTTCCCATTTGTTCGAGAGCATTTTTTCTCATTTTCGACTGGCCGCAGATTATGAATTCAGTATCGAAGCCAACCCGTTGAATCTGACCAGTGAAAAAATTGAGTTTCTCAAGCAGTCGGGAGTCAACCGGGTCAGCCTGGGAGTCCAGTCGTTCGATTCAGAGATCCTCACGTTTCTGGAACGCGACCATCAGCCAGATCAGATTTTTGAAATCGTGAAGTCACTGCAGTCCCGGATCAGCAACACCAGCCTCGACCTGATCTTTGCCGTTCCCGGCCAGAGCCTGGCAGGCTGGAAACAGACACTGCAGAATGCCGTACAACTCAACATCCCCCACATTTCAACTTATGGTCTGACGATTGAAAAGGGGACTTCGTTCTGGAGCCGGGAGAAAGCCGGTCTCTTCGATCTACCTCAAGATGATCTAGCCGGAGACATGTATGAATACGCTTTGGAGTTTCTGGATCAAGCGGGCCTGCAGCATTATGAAATTTCCAATTTCGCCCGCCCCGGTTACGAATGTCGTCACAACGAGGTCTACTGGACCGGCTATCCTTATTTTGGCTTTGGTCCCGGTGCCGCCAGTTACCTGGATGGTATTCGACGCCAGAACCATCGCAGCGTGATCACCTGGTTAAAAAGAGTTCAAGCCGGAGAATCTCCGATTGTGGATCAGGAAGAACTGGAACCCGAAGCACGCGCACGCGAAGCGATCATCTTCGGCTTAAGACGCCGCGCAGGAATCAATCGACGTGAGTTTCAGGAACGCTACGGATTTGATCTGCATCAGCTGGCGGAAACGGCTATCCGCACAAACCTCGAAGCCGGTTTACTGGAAGAGACGGACACCCATCTGAAACTGACCTCGGCTGGTTGTCTGCTCGCCGATTCCATCGTTGTCGATTTTTTATGA